Within Pelotomaculum schinkii, the genomic segment CTGAACCCCTATTCGGGAAAACAGGACCAGGTGATTGATGTGGACATAACGGAAAAGCTGATACTTCCGTCTGACGTCGAGTTGACGCGAGTTACAGATATCAACCAGGAACGCCTTACTGGCATCGCGTTTGACAAAGACGACTGGATCTTGACCCGTCCAGGCTCGAGGAGCCCCTCATCGGTCGTCAGCGACGCCCTAGCCCAACTACTCGATCAATTCCGTGGCGGAACACGCATCGTGGATGCAGTGATAGCTTACGGAAAGCGCGCGGAAAAGGACTCGCAAGAGCTGCTCGACGAAGTCTGGCCTCCGCTCAACCGCTTCATTCAGGCAAAATGGTTAGTTCCCGAAGGGTCGCTATTGGCAACGCCGCTGAATCCCTGGTATTCGAACGGCGCAAACTTGGCTGGATTGACGCTGCTGCGTTGCCTGCGCGTCCGCGAGGACTCTCAAGTCTATCAAGCTCGCTCAAGCGCTGGCGAATACCTCGCGGTGAAAATACTTGATGAACGTTCTACTCCGAACGCTGGCGCCCTCCTAAGCGCTGAGGCTTGCATCCTGCAGCACCTCGGCGGCTCACCTAGTCCAGCCTTCATCGATTTAACGGCGCAAGGTAGCCGACACGTATTGATGATGGAGTGGTGCATCGGCGTGCCCATTACGGCGGCGGCCCGACCACACTATGAGGGGCCGGCCAAGGTCGCACGATGTCAGATTCACCAGCTGCTGGTCAGCCTGCTGGAATCCTATACATCGATCCACAGCAGTGGGGTACTACACGGTGACGTACATCCTGAGAATGCTATTGTCGACAGCGATGGGCGTACTCGCCTAATCGATTTTGGCCTTGCGCAATTTATTGGCAAACCAAGGGAGAAGCTACTTCGCGGTGGTGTGCCCGAGTACATGGACCCGGAACTTGCACAGGCGCTCCTCGACGATGGGCCTCGTCCAGAGACAACAATACAGTCCGAGCAATATTCTTTGGCGGCACTATGTTATAAGTTAGCAACAGGTTGCGCTTACCTGAATTTTCCAAAGGAGCGAGGCGAATTCCTGAAAGCTGTAGTCGAGCTAACTCCACTTCCATTTACAGCGCACGGCACTCCAGCTTGGCCTGAACTCGAAGAGATTCTCGTCAAGGCGCTGTCGAAAGACCCAGCCTTGAGATTCACCTCTACCTCCGATATGGCCACGCGCATCGCTCAACTCAATATTCTCCCAAAACTACCAGTTCCGGAAATGTCCCGGAGTTCGGCCTGCGCGTCTGCACCATTTGTGGCGCAGGTCGAACGAAGACTGCATGTCGGTCAACGAATTTACTCACAGGGCGTCGCAGCAGGACCACGCGCGACAATAATGACCGGAGCGGCGGGAATTGCGTATTATTTACTCCGCATAGCGATATTGTCCGCCAGCCCTGACCTGTTGGCTGCTGCCGATCAGTGGACGGAACGAGCTGGCCAGTTGGCGGCACACCAACGCGGAATCTACGACCCTTCTTCCGGAGCAACAGAAGGCGTGATTGGCAAAATATCACCATTCCATACGGACGCCGGTATCGCACTGATGCGCGGCTTGGTCGCGGAAGCGCGGAACGATTTAAGCGGACTCGTAATGGCCGTTCGTGCCTTTATCCAGCTCACAGGCCGACCATGCGCGGCTATTGACCCGACGCTGGGGTGTGCAAGTGTATTGATTGGATCGGCGCTTCTAGCCCGCGCGCTCCAAAACACCGAGGGCAAATCCGATATTACCTCTAAAGCATCGAGCGATTTAGATACTCATGCGGACAAAATTCTGCGCTACGTATGGGAGAAGCTAGATCGCTGTGGTCCAGTCGGACATGAGTCAAGTGTGAGATATACAGGAGTTGCTCACGGATGGGCCGGACTCCTGTATGCAACTCTGATGTGGTCAGAAGTGGCCGGAGCGCCTCTACCAGCAAGTGTTGAGCGGCGGCTCTTCGAACTTGCGTCGCTATGCCTCCCGGAAGGTCGGGGGTTAGTTTGGCCTATAGAGGGAAGGTCCACATACCGGGAGGTTATGCGAGGCTGGTGCCATGGAGCCCCAGGTCATGTTCATTTGTGGAATGCCGCCCATCGGATCTTAGGTTCGCGAGAATACTATGACATGGCGATCAAGGCCGCCTGGAGCACCTTCGATTTCGCGGGCGGAGGCGCGAGTATCTGTTGTGGCGAGGCAGGTCGCGTTTTTGCCCTGCTTAGCATGTATCGTCATTCGGGAGACCCGGCATGGTTGTACCGCGCGAAGGAGCGCGCCATGCGCGCCGTCTCGCAAGTAAATTTGAACGGTGATCGAGCTTTTGAGAACAGCCTATATAAGGGTGAGCTCGGCGTGGCTCTTGCAATTCGCGAACTTGAGTATCCAGAAGATGCACTGCACCCAGTATTTGAGGTGGCGCCAAGAATCTAGTGAGGCAAACCAAAGGCGAGGTATTCTTGTTGCTATCCAAAAGCATTCTTACAGCCTCGTCTATATATTGCACGCCTACCTTTTTTGCTCCAGCATCAAAATAACATCACGTATAAGGGTTGCCGTTTGTTCAATTTTTCGGTTGTCCAGGATATCCGGGGTGTCGTTTTCGGTGTGAGTAATCTTACCTAAAAGCCCCATAACCTCATTACTTGTAAAAGCCAGGGTCGTAATTCCCAGCGGCCAGAAAAAGCCGTGGTCGCTTTCGTAAAACTGCCCGCTAACAAAGTCTCCATACCTTTTGGCTGTATTCATTATGTTATCCTGCAGTTTTTCGGGGCATCCGAAAAAGGTTATGGAGGTTTGTGTTTCTTTAAATCCTATGCCGTCAATGTTAATCGCCGCGGCAGTGTTTTGCGGGGGATATTCCTTGGTGTATAAAGCGTCTCCCGGAAACCAGCTGTCTTCGCCGCCGTAGGCCACAAATTCTATATTGTGTTTGGTTTCCACCTGTTTTAGATACCGGCCGATTAACAGCAAGGCCGAAATACCGGCAGCGTTGTCCATAGCTCCCGGCGTGGCGGGATTTGTATCATAATGGGCGCAGATCACAATTTTTTTACCACTATTGCCGGGCCGCCGTCCAATCACGTTGGAACCGTAGCTTTCTCTTCTGGCGCTGACTATTTTGAGCCTGCCCTTGAGGCCGGCATTTTGTACCACGAACAGCCCGTCCTGCCTGGATACCGTAACGGACGGAATGGATAATTCACTGTCTTCAAGCAGTACCGGGCGGGGTCTGTCATAGTGGTTTACGGTAATAATCGCGCCGGGTTTCATATTTTCCAGGAGTTCCATAAAGCGGTCCTGGCTTTCAACCACGTAATAACGGCGGTCAAAGTTCTTGGGCAAAAAACTGGAAGAAGCTATATCTCCATATACAACCGCACTATTATTTGTCACATCAAGACGGCTGAGATCTTCGATTGACGAAACCGGAACCAGTTTGGCTTCCACATCACATGAAGGCGAGAAAGTATTCACCGCCGCAGGTACCCTTTTTCCCCCCACTGTCAATTCGCTGTAAAAATCCCGCCAATCAGGACAAGGGTATTTCTGTAAAACCACATCAAACCCCGCCATTTTCATTTCCCCGGCAATGAAATCCGCTGCCGCCAGGTGCCCTAAAGAATCGGCGGGACGTGCCCCGATCTCAACAGACAGCCTGTTAATGCAATGTTCCACATACCCTTTCTGATTGAAATTGGCCATAAAAAAACCCTCCTTGTACCTGACGTTTTCCAGTCCAATAATACATCAGACTTTAAACCCTGGTGCACTAATGGAGGGTTTTATAATGAACACAAATTTTTAATAACAGTCAACCGGCTGATTAGCTCATGTGCTGATTGCTCGATGCTTCTAATCTTGGTAAGCCACTCATTCGTGTTGTAAAAAATGTTTTCTTCATCCGGCGGCAGCTCATTTAGTATACCGGTCAGCCCTTCTCTTATACCCCTGTCGTAATGGCAAAACATACTGTAAATAGACATCAGACTGAACCTGGCCTTGCGTAAAGCCCGGATCACATATAGCCGCCGGATTTCATGCTCCCCGTAATAACGATACCCGTTGTCCTGGTTACGTGGAACGGAAATCAAACCGTTTCTCTCCCAGCTTCTGAGCATATCAAGGGTAATATCCAACCGATTGGCTATATCTTTTGTTTTCCAAGACCGCAAGTCTGAACCGGTCAGGTTATCGCTTACGGCCGCCCATTCCTCAAGGAACCAGGCCGCAATCTCGGCTTTCTCCCGTTCTGCACTTACCAATGCCAGGTGTTCTTGCGCCGCCCGCATCGCTTCTTTATAGCTGCCGGCAGCCGACAGACTGAGAACAGCCAGAGCTTTTTGGCGTATGACACCCCCGAGCCATGTGCTTCTGTAAGCCGTTTTTACCAGGAGCACATGTTCAAGATGCAGCTCGCCGTACTGTCTATAGCCGTTATCCGCTCTTGGCACCGGCGGCAGGAAGCCAAGTTCCTCGTACTGCCTGACCGTATTGGGATGAACTCTGCATTTTTCTGCGATTTGTGAAGTTTTATAAGTTTTCATATTAACATACCACAGGAATTACATGAGCTGTTATGATAGCTTGCATAGTTTTATTCTGTCAAATAACTCACAGCCTGACTGCTGTACCAGTTAAGACAACCGTAGTCGCCGTATTCCATTTTCTTCAAATTCTCTAGCATATTTATCTTTGAGATCCTCTAACTCGTTGAAAATATCTTCGTCCTCGAAAATAGATTTCATTTTGTCAAGGCCATGTTTTTCGATCATATCCCTTCGGGCGAGCTGCTCAATCAATTCGTCCCAAAATGACTCTTCATTGTATTCATCAATAAAATCCATTGCCGGAGTTTCATCTTCAAACTTCCTCGCTGGATAAAACTCTCCTTCACTAGGGTACTTCTCAACTAGGTCATCAACACCAAACTCCTTAGCATGCGAAAAAAACTTTTGTTCCAAGTCCCTGTATTCTTTTGTTTCCACTCTTTCCTCAGAGCAAAATGCATGCATTATCCAATCTGCAATATAGAACATGTCTAGCAGTTTAACGTATTCTTTCTTAGTGATGTTTATTTTCACCTGGTAGACCTCCATTTTAAAAGTTCTTACTGTCATCAAGACGGCCGATTAACCTGCTGAATTATTACCTGATTCCGTTATCCCCACACCATTTAATTGCGATTTGTTTGATTATTATTTATGGAAAGAGACAATGGTATTGTACTACAATTTTACAACTGAATTAACTAACAGAAGCACAAAACCTCTATTCTTCAATATAGGTTTCAATCTCTGGATAGCTAGGAGCACAAATTGATCAGTTTTTTGAAACTTGAGGCGAGATTTATTAATTAAACTTAGACAGTAACATAACACGATCATTTACTCAGTTGCAGCCGGCGCCGGATGTGCCTTAAGGTATTCAAGTGCATTGTAGATTTGTTCTGCCGCTTCTGCACGGGAAATCTTACCTTTCGCATTGAATTTACCTTCAGCATCCAGCTTAGTAACGCCATAAAAGAGCGCGCGTTGAATAGCACCATCATAACTAATTGTCAGCTGATCGTGATCGGCGATCTCAACCGGAACAAGATTGATCATTGGCAGATTGCCATGGTTTTCTATCGCTTGAATAAGATGATAAGTAAACTCTTCACGTGTCCATTCTTGATTCGGGTCTAAATCAGCCGGAAGTTCAAGCCCGTTTACAGAAGCAACAATTAGAGCATCTGCATACCAGGCATCATTATCAGCCTTGGCAAAATAATCAGTCGCTTTAGGCTCTTTAAAGAATCTTACCAGATCAAGATTTAAATCTAGCGAATTAACAATAAGTTGAATGCTTTGAGCCGCTGTAATTGGATCATCCGGGCAAATAGGTTATCGCCGACGCCTTTTACATATCCTTGTTCTTGAAGTGCAATTATTTTTTCTTTTGCAGTTACATTCGTCAGATCTGTGAATGGATTTGCCGCTGCAAAGCTATGTCCTGCAAATGTTAGTGTCAGTACGGCTGCCGCGGAAAGTGAAACCATTTTAGATTTGATGCTCATTTCATTTCACCTCATGTTGTTATTGTTTTCTTTAAGCTCTTCATATCCTTAGACGGGCTTACATGAGGAAAGGTTCGCTAAGTCGCTTTGGCCTAATGAAATGATAACATCCACGCGTTTTATCCAATCCTTATCCCAGGCCAAAAGTTGAGTTGATTATATTCTTATCTAACCCTTATTGTCTAAACGATGCCTTAATATTTACCAGGTATCAACTTAACGTATTATAGTAAATATATTTCACTTAGAAAAATAGCTACAGGGCACTTTTAAAGGAGGATGTATCAAATATATAAAGAACAATTTACCAGATGCTCATTAACAAAGGTTCTCATAGCATTGGTAGGGAGTGATCATTATGCCAAGGCGAATTTGCCCACGCTGCGGCTCCAGAAATACAGCAAAAATCCTATGGGGTATGCCTGCTTTTACCGAAGAGTTGCAGGAAAAACTCAATAAAAAAGAAATTGTTTTTGGTGGCTGCTGCATCACAGGGAACGCCCCTACCCACCACTGCAATAAGTGTAAAAAAGATTTTGGTTATCTGACAACGGATATGGAACTTGCCACTACCGGTTTCAATTTCAGCCTTGGAGGCTATTTCGGTGGATACCACTCCTTATCAATAGCTAAAGCCGAAACAGGTGCTGTTGCTACCTATACCCCTCCATTAAGTGTCTCTTATATGCAGTCAATTGAAAAGCAGTTAAGTACAGAAGAATGGCTTGAGTTTGTACATGGATTATATCGTTGTTACATTCCCGACTGGAAAAAACACTACATTGATCCCGGTATACTTGATGGGACACAGTGGGGACTTGAAATCACTTTCATTGATAGAAAACCTCTGAAATGCAATGGCAGCAATATGTTCCCGCCCCACTGGAAGAAATTTCTTAAAGTTATTAATAAATTGGGTTTGCCTGATATAGAATGATTTGAAGGAGATAAAGATGGATGCAACAATACCTTTACAGCAAATTGAAAAGTTACGTCGTGAATTTAAAGCATATCTAAGTGCTGCTCACCCGGGCTGGAGCGAAAACACCGTTTCAATGCACTATTCGGATGCATTTTATGCTTTTAACAATAACGTGGGATTAGACTTCTGGTCGTGCTTCACAAGTGATGCGACAATGTTGGAGGCTCGAGTATAAAGAGTTAGGTATAGTACACCAAGCAAGGCCGCTGATTCTGTGGACAGGATTAGGAAATAACAAGCTATACACAATCTTCGCGGAACCATGCCAAACATCAAACGGTCAAGTCTCACTCAGGTAACGGAATATGCAATTAATTAAGATTATGTATAGAAGTAGCCTTAGAATTTAAGCCGAGTAAGTTCCAAAATGCCTGCTCGACAAGAATTTTCGTGTTATATTGCCTGGCCTTTTTCGCTTTTCCGGACATTGAATCCGGGTCAGCAGTTACCAAATAATCTAAATCTTTGGTTACACTCTTTTTCACAATCAGCCCATGCTCCGTTGCCATTTTCTGCGCCATCTCGCGTGCCATGGGATTCCCATTATATAAAGCAGTTAATGTTCCGGTAAAACAAACAGATTTTCCTACAATGTCGTTTTTTATTTCAGGCTTCACTACACCATTGGAAACTATATTTTTTTGTTCTTCTTGAATTATTACATCCAAATCATCCCGGGCAATATGAAGCAGTTTAGCTAGTTGCATAATATCTTTCATTTCAAAATCAGTTATTATACCATCCATTAACGCAATGCGGGTGACATTTACCAAATAGCGTTTATGTAAGGAAATAGCCTGTGGCTTGGTTATATTATATTGACTGGCTAACTCAAAAAGAGATTCGGATTCGTCATATGTAATTTTTCTATCAGCCAGAATTTCATCCAGTAAGCCAAGGTACTCAATAAACCCATTTTCTCCGCTTTCAGCTAGATTCGGTAAACGATTAATAATTTTGCTTATAAAATCGTCTTCTTTTTGCAGGCTATAATTTTCACGCTTATAATATTTATTTGATTTAGGAACATAGGGCCAGCAGTCTTTTTCTACAGGAGCACAAGTCAAATTTGGTAAATTGTCTGAACCAAAATCTTGTAAAAGCTTCATGAATAGTCTTGACGTATGAAGGCAATCAAAGTAGGCAGCATGATGCTTCTCGGTGGTGATGCCAAAATAGTTACAAAGGGAGCCTAGCTGTAGGCTAGGAACAGTAGGATCAACAATTTTTGAAAGCCGCATAGTGCATATTTGTGGCGCATCCGGTATCTTGAAACCCATTTTCTCAGATTCATATTTAATAAATCTCATGTCAAAACTTATATTGTGACCAACTAGTATGTTTCCTGCCAAGTTATCAAAAATATCTCCAATAATATCTTCAAATCGCGGGGCGTTTCGAACCATTCTTCCTGAGATACCATGTATATTAGTTGGTCCAAGATCTCTATCTGGATTTATCAAGGTCTCAAATTCACTGAGCACATTTCCTTTCGAATCCAAATTGATAATTGCTATTTCGATGATCTTATCATGTTTGGCAGGGAATAACCCAGTTGTTTCAATATCCAGTACCGAAAATTTAAAGCTCATATCAAACCCCTCCCATATCTAAGGTAGTTGATATAATAAGCGCTGGAGTAACTGTCTTACTTTCTCCGGTAATGCTCCTCCAATTTACTGTCACAATGCAACATGCCTTTTAAACCCCACATATTCAATCCCCCGGCAGCATTGTTTATATCTAATCCCGCAGCCACTGTAAGCATAAACAGCTGAGCGAACCTAGTATCAAGGCACCGATACTACACGAGATATTTGCTCCTCTTCTTGATGTCAGCTGTATTTCAAAGAAAAACATGGGTTGTGCAAATCATGGTATTGTATCTACATATTCTTAGATATTCTACCCAAGATAAACATTCTCATTATGCCATTCCAGGTAACGTGTGTCTGGAAGCTGTTCTTTCCGCTCCGGCAAAATAACCAATTTGCTCCCATGATGGGCATAATATTCTTTTCCATTGCCAAAGTCTTGTTTTATACGATGACTAACTTCTACGGTAAGATCTTTATCGACCGTGATATAACCCCTGTCAAACAGAGTATGAAAATCTCTTCTAAGCAGCAACCCGTTACTAATTTCATGTGGTCCTTCTAAACTGTATGGTTTTATATGTGCTGCCTCCAAAACTGGTAAGGTTTTTTCTCCCGTGATTGCACATCTCCTATGGTATGCGTCTGTGATCAACACTTTGAAAGCACCCTGACCGATCCTTGGTGTAACAACTTGTTCTTTCCCATAACGATATTTTTGACTGTTTTCTCTAACCCCTAACTGCAACACACTTTGCAACCTGAGCCTTTCTTGCACCTGCTTATAAAGTGCCAGTCCAGTTGTTTCCTCAGTGTCATAAGTTTTACCCTGGACAATACTGCTGCTCCAGTCCCGGGGAACCGGAATCCAATGCTGCTCATCAAAATAAAAAGGTGTGGATAGGATAATACATCCGATGCTTGGATCAGGATCAGACAAGCGATTGGTTTTTTTGTATTTATAAATCCGGTTGTTGAGTTCCAAAAGGCTATTTGCACCATTGGAAATACCAAAAGCATCCCAAGCTAATGAGGAGGGTAAAATAGAATATTTTAGGAGTAACCCTCCACCTACAATATAATCTTTTGGACTATGTAGTTTAAAAAGAAATAGGTTGCCTTCATCTAAAGCCTTAAAATTTGTACGGCCACCAGGTTTCCAAAAATTCACCTCCTCACAATTGGCCCGTTTTAAAATATTAAACCAATCATAATCTGTAA encodes:
- a CDS encoding M28 family metallopeptidase — protein: MANFNQKGYVEHCINRLSVEIGARPADSLGHLAAADFIAGEMKMAGFDVVLQKYPCPDWRDFYSELTVGGKRVPAAVNTFSPSCDVEAKLVPVSSIEDLSRLDVTNNSAVVYGDIASSSFLPKNFDRRYYVVESQDRFMELLENMKPGAIITVNHYDRPRPVLLEDSELSIPSVTVSRQDGLFVVQNAGLKGRLKIVSARRESYGSNVIGRRPGNSGKKIVICAHYDTNPATPGAMDNAAGISALLLIGRYLKQVETKHNIEFVAYGGEDSWFPGDALYTKEYPPQNTAAAINIDGIGFKETQTSITFFGCPEKLQDNIMNTAKRYGDFVSGQFYESDHGFFWPLGITTLAFTSNEVMGLLGKITHTENDTPDILDNRKIEQTATLIRDVILMLEQKR
- a CDS encoding MerR family DNA-binding transcriptional regulator yields the protein MKTYKTSQIAEKCRVHPNTVRQYEELGFLPPVPRADNGYRQYGELHLEHVLLVKTAYRSTWLGGVIRQKALAVLSLSAAGSYKEAMRAAQEHLALVSAEREKAEIAAWFLEEWAAVSDNLTGSDLRSWKTKDIANRLDITLDMLRSWERNGLISVPRNQDNGYRYYGEHEIRRLYVIRALRKARFSLMSIYSMFCHYDRGIREGLTGILNELPPDEENIFYNTNEWLTKIRSIEQSAHELISRLTVIKNLCSL
- a CDS encoding HNH endonuclease; the protein is MYVGVTDYDWFNILKRANCEEVNFWKPGGRTNFKALDEGNLFLFKLHSPKDYIVGGGLLLKYSILPSSLAWDAFGISNGANSLLELNNRIYKYKKTNRLSDPDPSIGCIILSTPFYFDEQHWIPVPRDWSSSIVQGKTYDTEETTGLALYKQVQERLRLQSVLQLGVRENSQKYRYGKEQVVTPRIGQGAFKVLITDAYHRRCAITGEKTLPVLEAAHIKPYSLEGPHEISNGLLLRRDFHTLFDRGYITVDKDLTVEVSHRIKQDFGNGKEYYAHHGSKLVILPERKEQLPDTRYLEWHNENVYLG
- a CDS encoding exonuclease domain-containing protein, encoding MSFKFSVLDIETTGLFPAKHDKIIEIAIINLDSKGNVLSEFETLINPDRDLGPTNIHGISGRMVRNAPRFEDIIGDIFDNLAGNILVGHNISFDMRFIKYESEKMGFKIPDAPQICTMRLSKIVDPTVPSLQLGSLCNYFGITTEKHHAAYFDCLHTSRLFMKLLQDFGSDNLPNLTCAPVEKDCWPYVPKSNKYYKRENYSLQKEDDFISKIINRLPNLAESGENGFIEYLGLLDEILADRKITYDESESLFELASQYNITKPQAISLHKRYLVNVTRIALMDGIITDFEMKDIMQLAKLLHIARDDLDVIIQEEQKNIVSNGVVKPEIKNDIVGKSVCFTGTLTALYNGNPMAREMAQKMATEHGLIVKKSVTKDLDYLVTADPDSMSGKAKKARQYNTKILVEQAFWNLLGLNSKATSIHNLN
- a CDS encoding S-layer homology domain-containing protein; translated protein: MINLVPVEIADHDQLTISYDGAIQRALFYGVTKLDAEGKFNAKGKISRAEAAEQIYNALEYLKAHPAPAATE
- a CDS encoding lanthionine synthetase LanC family protein — encoded protein: MIDVDITEKLILPSDVELTRVTDINQERLTGIAFDKDDWILTRPGSRSPSSVVSDALAQLLDQFRGGTRIVDAVIAYGKRAEKDSQELLDEVWPPLNRFIQAKWLVPEGSLLATPLNPWYSNGANLAGLTLLRCLRVREDSQVYQARSSAGEYLAVKILDERSTPNAGALLSAEACILQHLGGSPSPAFIDLTAQGSRHVLMMEWCIGVPITAAARPHYEGPAKVARCQIHQLLVSLLESYTSIHSSGVLHGDVHPENAIVDSDGRTRLIDFGLAQFIGKPREKLLRGGVPEYMDPELAQALLDDGPRPETTIQSEQYSLAALCYKLATGCAYLNFPKERGEFLKAVVELTPLPFTAHGTPAWPELEEILVKALSKDPALRFTSTSDMATRIAQLNILPKLPVPEMSRSSACASAPFVAQVERRLHVGQRIYSQGVAAGPRATIMTGAAGIAYYLLRIAILSASPDLLAAADQWTERAGQLAAHQRGIYDPSSGATEGVIGKISPFHTDAGIALMRGLVAEARNDLSGLVMAVRAFIQLTGRPCAAIDPTLGCASVLIGSALLARALQNTEGKSDITSKASSDLDTHADKILRYVWEKLDRCGPVGHESSVRYTGVAHGWAGLLYATLMWSEVAGAPLPASVERRLFELASLCLPEGRGLVWPIEGRSTYREVMRGWCHGAPGHVHLWNAAHRILGSREYYDMAIKAAWSTFDFAGGGASICCGEAGRVFALLSMYRHSGDPAWLYRAKERAMRAVSQVNLNGDRAFENSLYKGELGVALAIRELEYPEDALHPVFEVAPRI